In one window of Helianthus annuus cultivar XRQ/B chromosome 17, HanXRQr2.0-SUNRISE, whole genome shotgun sequence DNA:
- the LOC110924508 gene encoding uncharacterized protein LOC110924508 codes for MADLFMQKYFPHKKTTKLKNRIMTFKQDEGESLHAAWERFKDLLIDVPHHGLSKRQLVLNFYQGLNYDSQERLDVYAGGDLGTKTPNEAYAIIEKATLKSSSHNSGVRNKASSIPGVHQVDTYTALAAQIGALAARFDQAQNVSQVQSSCELCGVSHEPCTSEQGVMYTCHEEVDYLGNQIRPQNNPYSNTYNPGWRNHPNFGWKANSNNQNPLGYAQRAPTPQRSQGQSFQPHGQSFQPSGQTFQPRYNNLGSGSTSQPQTSQTNSKLEEMMAQLLNNSNNANQISEKRYKQHEERFMAQEGEMRSQKASIQTIENQVGQLAKMLSERPQGSLPGNIEPNPRGHVNAVMMRSGKATGPDKSDSPPITKTVQTDASNEVHARRVPASTAQFQEPVNDFIPPVPYPSRLKKQKNDEQHALAQMPKYARFLKDILTNKQKLESLSCVLMNENCSALLQNRLPEKMGDPSSFTLPCLIGSMSVSHALADLGASINLMLYKVFAKLDLGEPSPTRMSIRLADRSIKYPHGFVENMLVKIDKFVFPVDFVILDMDEDSKVPLILGRLFLNTSRTIVDVAAG; via the exons ATGGCCGATCTTTTTATGCAAAAATATTTTCCGCATAAAAAGACAACTAAGCTTAAGAACCGTATCATGACATTCAAACAGGATGAAGGAGAATCTCTACACGCAGCTTGGGAGAGGTTCAAAGATCTTTTGATCGATGTTCCACATCATGGGTTGTCCAAAAGGCAGCTTGTGTTGAACTTCTACCAAGGACTCAACTATGACTCACAAGAACGTTTAGATGTATATGCAGGAGGCGATCTTGGAACAAAGACACCCAACGAAGCCTATGCAATCATAGAGAAAGCTACCTTGAAGTCAAGTTCTCATAACAGTGGAGTGCGAAACAAAGCATCATCTATTCCTGGAGTTCATCAAGTGGATACATATACGGCTCTTGCAGCACAGATTGGAGCTTTGGCAGCAAGATTTGATCAAGCTCAGAACGTTTCGCAGGTACAATCATCATGTGAGCTGtgtggagtgtcacacgagccatGTACATCTGAACAAGGTGTTATGTATACATGCCACGAAGAGGTGGACTATTTGGGCAATCAAATTAGGCCCCAAAATAACCCCTATAGCAACACGTACAATCCAGGTTGGAGGAATCATCCAAACTTTGGGTGGAAAGCTAATTCCAATAACCAAAACCCACTCGGATATGCTCAACGCGCTCCCACACCACAACGGTCTCAGGGGCAATCCTTTCAGCCCCATGGACAATCTTTTCAGCCATCAGGGCAAACCTTCCAACCACGTTACAATAATTTAGGTTCAGGAAGCACTTCCCAGCCACAAACCTCTCAAACCAACTCAAAACTAGAAGAGATGATGGCGCAGCTATTAAACAACTCCAACAATGCCAATCAAATATCTGAAAAGCGATACAAGCAGCATGAGGAGCGTTTCATGGCTCAGGAAGGGGAAATGCGGAGCCAGAAGGCTTCAATTCAAACCATTGAGAATCAAGTCGGCCAATTGGCCAaaatgttgtctgaaagaccACAAGGTAGTCTTCCAGGTAACATAGAACCAAACCCGAGAGGGCACGTTAATGCAGTAATGATGAGGAGTGGTAAAGCCACAGGACCTGACAAATCGGACTCACCACCGATCACTAAAACGGTCCAAACTGACGCTTCAAACGAGGTGCACGCTAGGCGagtcccagcaagtacagcacagtTCCAGGAGCCAGTTAACGATTTCATTCCTCCTGTCCCATATCCGAGCAGACTGAAAAAGCAAAAGAACGATGAACAACATG CATTGGCTCAAATGCCAAAATACGCAAGGTTCTTAAAGGACATCCTCACAAACAAGCAGAAGCTCGAAAGCTTGTCTTGTGTGTTGATGAACGAAAACTGTTCAGCCCTTCTCCAAAACCGTCTACCTGAAAAGATGGGAGATCCGAGCAGTTTTACTCTTCCCTGTCTCATTGGCAGCATGTCTGTCAGTCACGCATTAGCCGATTTAGGAGCTAGCATAAACCTTATGCTGTATAAGGTCTTTGCTAAATTAGATCTGGGTGAACCTTCACCCACTAGAATGAGCATTCGACTTGCAGATCGTTCGATCAAGTATCCGCATGGATTCGTTGAAAACATGCTTgttaaaatcgataaatttgtttttcCCGTGGATTTTGTTATTCTCGACATGGACGAAGACTCAAAAGTGCCATTAATACTTGGACGCCTGTTCCTCAATACATCAAGGACGAtcgttgatgtggcagctggctaa